The Methanocella sp. genome contains the following window.
CTTCATGCTGTATACAGATTACCGGCAGGCCTTTACTACGGAATAAGGCGATGGCGGCATTTATGTATTCGATGGCGTTGTCTAGCGATTGAGCAGTTAAGGGGCTGCTTTTAAAAAATTCTTTCTGAACATCTATGACGAGCAGGGCCGGTTTCATAGTACAGGGTATCTTCCTGGATATTTAACGTTTACCTGAATAGCCGCAATAATTACTCGCGAGCAAATCGGGCCTGTCGAATACACTGTTTTCATTCAACTGCCGCGTCTGGACAATTATTAAATGAGAAGATCCCTTCGACATATCGCGGTTATATTTTTTAAATGCGACCATCGTCTATGCACGAAAGGTTTTAATATTACCGCATACACCTATGTATATCTTTGTACGTAGGAGCCCAAAAATGAACGCAAAATCTTCATTTTACGACAACGCTAATAGTGGCAGCACCATGAGCGATATCCTCCATATGCCACGGAAGGAGCTTGAAGAGCTCCAGGGCAAGCGGCTCCGGGCAGTCGTGAAGAAGGTCTATGATAATAACGCTTTTTATAAGAAAAAGTTCGACGCTATGGGCCTGAAGCCCGGGGATATCAAGGGCATCGAGGATATTCACAAGCTCCCGTTCACAGAGAAGACCGATTTCCGGGATAATTATCCTTATGGCCTCCTGTCGGTCCCTCGCAATGAGATCGTGCGCATGCACGCGTCTTCGGGCACTACGGGCAAGCCGACCGTCGTGTTCTATACGAAGAACGATATTCGTACATGGGCGAAAATGTTCGCGCGCTGTCTTGAAATGGCGGGTGTCACAAAGAATGACGTTTTCCAGGTAACGCCCGGATACGGGCTATTCACCGGCGGCCTGGGCTTTCATTATGGCGGCGAAGAGCTGGGCTGCATGGTCATACCGATGGGCCCGGGCGACACAAAGAAACAGATCAATATGATGCAGGACTTCGGGACGACGGTTCTGGGCGGCACGGTCACCTACTCGCTCAGGCTGGCCGAAGTCTGTAAAGAAATGGGCATCGACCCAAGGAGCCTGGGCCTCCGTGTGGGCATCTTCGGCGCTGAGCACTGGTCCGACGGCATGCGGGATAAGATCGAGGGCATATTCGGGTTCGAGGCCTTCGATATTTATGGCATGACCGAGATGTTCGGGCCGGGCATCGGCCTGGACTGCCCGAAGCACGAAGGGATACACATCTGGGAAGACAACTTCATCCTGGAGATCATCGACGCGAAGGGCGAGCCCTGCGCCGAAGGAGAGCGCGGCGAGATCGTGCTCACCACGCTGACGAAGGAAGGCATGCCCCTGTTGCGCTACCGGACCCGGGACCTGAGCCGGATGTTAGGCTATTGCTCTTGCGGCCGGACGCACCGGCTCATCGACCGGGTGAGCGGCCGTACGGACGACATGGTCATCGTGCGGGGCGTAAACGTGTTCCCCGGCCAGATCGAGTCGGTGCTCATGAAGTACCCTCAGGTCGGCCCCGAGTGGTACGCATACGCCTTCCGCAACGAGTTCGGCTCCATGGACCATTTACAGATAAAGGTAGAAGCAACCGGCACCACAAAGGAGCTTCTCCAGATACGGGACGATATGCTAAAAGAGCTGACATCTACACTGATGGGACTCAAGCCCGAGCTGGTCTTCGTGCCCACCGGGACGCTGCCGCGGCAGGAGAAAAAGACGAAGCGCCTCATAGACCAGAGAAAATAATAATAAATTCTCTTCAGTCTCAAGGCGTGGAAACAATAGCTTAATGGTAAATCCATACTAATATATTATTCGGGGGTACTTATGAAAAAGGAAATAATCTATTATTTTACAGCTCCCGGCGAACGCAATACGAATACGACACTAAAGACAGTACGAGACTGGGCCTCTAAATATCACATCAAGCGAGTCCTGGTCCCCTCGAAAAGCGGCCAGACCGCCCAAAAAGCCTACAACTTATTTAAGAATACCGGGATCAGCCTGACCATCGTGGGCACTGACCCGAACATCTTCTCCAGCGAAATCCTGGCGCAGCTCCGGAGTAACGGCACCCGCGTGGTCTTTTACAAGGATATACCCTATACGTACTCTCCGGAGATGAAGACCGCCTACCGGCGCATGGGAGAAGGCTTTAAGGTCGCCGTCGAGCTGGGCATCATCGCCGCTTATCTCGATGAGGGTGATACGAACGATGTGATCGCCCTCGGCGGCACAAAAAAGGGCGTGGACACGGCGCTGGTAATAAAGCCGGCAAAGTCTGAAACTTTCGACCAGCTCGAGGTAAGGGAAATAATCGCCAAGCCGATGTCGATAAAAATAGTATAAACGTTTTTTAAAATTTTATATCCTGCTGACTTCCTTATCGTCCACGATCCGGATCTTCGCCGCTTTCAGGACCTTCAGCGCCGCTTTCACGTTATCGACGCGAATTATCAGCAGCGCGAGGTTCGACGTGGTGACAAAGGCGTACGCGTAGTCGATGTTCACGTTATTCTTGCCCAGCGTGTTGGCGATATCCGCGAGGCCGCCCGGCACGTCCTTCATCTCGACGCCGATGACCTCCGTCTCCGAAACCGCGAAGCCCTGCCCCTGCAGCGTCTTATAGGCCTTATCCGGGTCGTCCACGACCATGCGGATCACCCCGAAATCGCCCGCCTCGGCGATGGTAAAAGCCCTGATATTGATCTTAGCCTTCGACAACGACTCGGCTATCTTCGAAAGCCGGCCCGGCTTATTCTCAGCGAACAGCGATATCTGCTTGATCGTGCCACTCATAAACAATCCTCCGAAATGCAATCTCTTAAATCTTTCTCCTGTCGACGACCTTCTGCGACTTGCCCTGGGACCGGGGCAGCGTTCCCGTCTCGACCAGCTCCACGTTCGTCTGCAGCTGCAGGACCTTCTTGAGCTCGTACTGGATCTTCTTCTCCAGGTTCATCAGGTCGGCCAGCTTATCGCTGAAGGCGGCCCTGGTGACCTCGACGCGGACCGTAAGATCGTCCAGCTCGCCCTTCCGCTCGGCGATGATCTGGAAGTGCTCCCCGACCTCCGGGATGGTCATCAGGACCGACTCGATCTGGCTGGGGAACACGTTGATGCCGCGGATGATGAGCATGTCGTCGGCGCGGCCCAGGATGCGCATGAT
Protein-coding sequences here:
- a CDS encoding phenylacetate--CoA ligase → MPRKELEELQGKRLRAVVKKVYDNNAFYKKKFDAMGLKPGDIKGIEDIHKLPFTEKTDFRDNYPYGLLSVPRNEIVRMHASSGTTGKPTVVFYTKNDIRTWAKMFARCLEMAGVTKNDVFQVTPGYGLFTGGLGFHYGGEELGCMVIPMGPGDTKKQINMMQDFGTTVLGGTVTYSLRLAEVCKEMGIDPRSLGLRVGIFGAEHWSDGMRDKIEGIFGFEAFDIYGMTEMFGPGIGLDCPKHEGIHIWEDNFILEIIDAKGEPCAEGERGEIVLTTLTKEGMPLLRYRTRDLSRMLGYCSCGRTHRLIDRVSGRTDDMVIVRGVNVFPGQIESVLMKYPQVGPEWYAYAFRNEFGSMDHLQIKVEATGTTKELLQIRDDMLKELTSTLMGLKPELVFVPTGTLPRQEKKTKRLIDQRK
- a CDS encoding ACT domain-containing protein; this translates as MSGTIKQISLFAENKPGRLSKIAESLSKAKINIRAFTIAEAGDFGVIRMVVDDPDKAYKTLQGQGFAVSETEVIGVEMKDVPGGLADIANTLGKNNVNIDYAYAFVTTSNLALLIIRVDNVKAALKVLKAAKIRIVDDKEVSRI